The proteins below are encoded in one region of Oncorhynchus nerka isolate Pitt River linkage group LG15, Oner_Uvic_2.0, whole genome shotgun sequence:
- the fam20cl gene encoding extracellular serine/threonine protein kinase FAM20C, which produces MRWYTRRRSRTVCLSLVVASLSLHLLLTVLSRSVYQNHCDAPSPRQTHLNTLRALVDTNYTSRMSDNHASYAKTPPDTRKVNSSHMDSNGPQKMSEKDAVTTKMAVKVGHGHKEEGPVDSLTMTVRVGKFGSMGIKPMGSGMSKLEALFSHPLYNMPTPPIHEDDWLLKVKPKGTAGEMSTQMWVSDSDIGDDSAHWNRSSDSHPPWLRFHLGISRWQLYPHLDPNMAPLAQQLSTHRIVSAVQKSGGTQLKLVMSFPNYGQAILKPMKQERDEETNFNLYYFSDFERHNAEIAAFHLDRVLGYRRIPPAVGRLVDVVTEIKDITTDHKLARTFFTSPVNNVCFYGQCSYYCSTEHAVCGRPQNLEASLAMMLPDTSLATRRSWRSPWKRSYSRSKLAVWEKDPDYCDTVKKTPPYNKGTRLVDLIDMTILDFLMGNMDRHHYETFEKFGNNTFLLHLDNGRAFGRHSTDEPSILTPLEQCCRIRRSTLLHLRLLSLPQYRLSDVMRDSLSHDPLFSVAPLLSELHLSALDRRLVTVLQTVSRCQERQRSRHGEGDDDVIYDDVTDYKTLVKHVTPAG; this is translated from the exons ATGAGGTGGTATACGCGCCGTCGCTCTCGGACTGTCTGTCTATCGCTGGTcgttgcctccctctctctccatctcctcctcaccGTACTATCTCGCTCCGTCTACCAGAACCACTGTGATGCCCCCTCCCCTCGtcagacacacctcaacacccTCCGAGCCCTGGTGGATACCAACTACACCTCCAGGATGTCGGACAACCACGCCAGCTATGCCAAGACACCCCCGGACACCAGAAAAGTGAACTCTTCCCATATGGACAGCAATGGCCCTCAAAAAATGTCAGAAAAGGACGCTGTCACAACCAAAATGGCCGTCAAGGTAGGTCATGGACATAAGGAGGAAGGGCCTGTAGACTCACTCACCATGACGGTAAGGGTAGGAAAGTTTGGCTCGATGGGGATTAAGCCTATGGGATCCGGGATGTCGAAATTAGAGGCTCTTTTTAGCCACCCGCTCTACAACATGCCAACCCCGCCCATCCATGAAGATGATTGGCTGCTGAAGGTGAAGCCCAAAGGGACGGCGGGCGAGATGAGCACACAGATGTG gGTGAGTGACAGTGACATCGGCGATGACTCAGCCCATTGGAACAGGAGCAGTGACAGCCACCCCCCCTGGCTGAGGTTCCATCTTGGTATCTCCCGTTGGCAGCTCTACCCCCACCTGGACCCCAACATGGCACCTCTTGCTCAGCAGCTCAGCACACACCGTATCGTCAGCGCag tgcagAAGTCTGGAGGGACACAGCTGAAGCTGGTGATGTCATTTCCTAACTACGGACAGGCCATCCTCAAACCAATGAA ACAAGAGCGTGATGAGGAGACCAACTTCAACCTCTACTACTTCTCTGACTTTGAGAGACACAACGCAGAGATCGCTGCTTTTCACCTGGACAG ggtGTTGGGTTACAGGCGGATCCCCCCAGCCGTTGGGAGGCTGGTTGACGTGGTAACAGAGATCAAAGACATCACCACTGACCACAAACTGGCCCGGACCTTCTTCACCTCTCCTG TGAATAATGTGTGTTTCTATGGCCAGTGTTCCTACTACTGCAGTACGGAGCACGCTGTGTGTGGTCGACCCCAGAACCTTGAGGCCTCCCTGGCCATGATGCTGCCGGACACCTCCTTGGCTACCAGACGTAGCTGGAGGTCTCCCTGGAAACGCTCCTACAGCCGCAGCAAACTGGCAGT GTGGGAGAAAGACCCAGACTACTGTGACACAGTGAAGAAGACCCCACCATACAACAAGGGAACCAGACTGGTGGACCTGATagacatgacaatactagacttCCTCATGG GTAATATGGACCGACACCACTATGAGACGTTTGAGAAGTTTGGCAACAACACTTTCCTTCTGCACTTAGACAACGGGAGGGC gtttgGACGTCACTCTACAGATGAACCCTCTATCCTGACACCTCTGGAGCAGTGCTGCAG gatccgTCGCTCCACCCTCCTACATCtgcgtctcctctccctgccccagTACCGTCTCAGTGATGTCATGAGGGACTCCCTTTCCCATGATCCTCTATTCTCCGTGGCCCCCCTCCTCTCAGAGCTGCACCTCTCTGCCCTGGACCGTCGCCTAGTGACCGTGCTCCAAACCGTGAGCCGTTGCCAGGAGCGACAACGTAGTCGCCATGGAGAAGGCGATGATGATGTCATCTATGATGATGTCACTGATTATAAGACTTTGGTTAAACACGTGACACCTGCAGGGTAG